A genomic stretch from Perognathus longimembris pacificus isolate PPM17 chromosome 5, ASM2315922v1, whole genome shotgun sequence includes:
- the Slc5a3 gene encoding sodium/myo-inositol cotransporter codes for MRAVLEPADIAIVALYFILVLCIGFFAMWKSNRSTVSGYFLAGRSMTWVAIGASLFVSNIGSEHFIGLAGSGAASGFAVGAWEFNALLLLQLLGWVFIPIYIRSGVYTMPEYLSKRFGGHRIQVYFAALSLILYVFTKLSVDLYSGALFIQESLGWNLYVSVILLIGMTALLTVTGGLVAVIYTDTLQALLMIIGALTLMIISMMKIGGFEEVQRRYMLASPNVTSILLTYNLSNTNSCNVHPKKDALKMLRSPTDEDVPWPGFILGQTPASVWYWCADQVIVQRVLAAKNIAHAKGSTLMAGFLKLLPMFIIVVPGMISRILFVDDIACINPEHCMQVCGSRAGCSNIAYPRLVMELVPVGLRGLMMAVMIAALMSDLDSIFNSASTIFTLDVYKLIRKSASSRELMIVGRIFVAFMVVISIAWVPIIVEMQGGQMYLYIQEVADYLTPPVAALFLLAIFWKRCNEQGAFYGGMAGFVLGTVRLILAFTYRAPECDQPDNRPSFIKDIHYMYVATALFWVTGLITVIVSLLTPPPTKDQIRTTTFWSKKSLVTKESCSQKDEPYEMQEKSILRCNENTEAINHVIPNGKSEDSIKGLQPEDVNLLVTCREEANPVASLGPSEAETPVDAYSNGQAALMGEKERKKETDDRGHYWKFIDWFCGFKSKNLSKRSLRDLMDEEAVCLQMLEETPQVKIILNIGLVAVCSLGIFMFVYFSL; via the coding sequence ATGAGGGCTGTATTGGAGCCTGCAGACATTGCCATAGTGGCCCTGTATTTTATCCTGGTCCTGTGCATTGGCTTTTTTGCCATGTGGAAATCTAATAGAAGCACCGTGAGCGGATACTTCCTGGCGGGGCGCTCTATGACCTGGGTAGCAATTGGTGCCTCTCTGTTTGTGAGTAATATTGGGAGTGAGCACTTCATTGGGCTGGCAGGATCTGGAGCTGCAAGTGGATTTGCAGTGGGCGCATGGGAATTCAATGCCTTACTGCTTTTGCAACTTCTGGGATGGGTTTTCATCCCAATTTATATCCGATCAGGGGTATACACAATGCCTGAATACTTGTCCAAGCGATTTGGTGGCCATAGGATTCAGGTCTATTTTGCCGCCTTGTCTCTGATTCTCTATGTCTTCACCAAGCTCTCAGTGGATCTGTATTCCGGTGCCCTCTTTATCCAGGAGTCTTTAGGTTGGAACCTTTATGTGTCTGTTATCCTGCTCATTGGCATGACAGCTTTGCTGACTGTCACCGGAGGCCTGGTTGCAGTGATCTACACAGACACTCTGCAGGCTCTGCTCATGATCATTGGGGCACTCACTCTTATGATTATTAGCATGATGAAGATTGGTGGGTTTGAGGAGGTTCAGAGAAGGTACATGTTAGCCTCGCCCAACGTTACTTCCATTCTGTTGACCTACAACCTTTCCAATACAAATTCTTGTAATGTCCACCCCAAGAAAGACGCCCTAAAAATGTTGCGGTCTCCAACAGATGAAGATGTTCCATGGCCTGGATTCATTCTTGGGCAGACCCCAGCCTCAGTATGGTACTGGTGTGCTGACCAAGTCATCGTGCAGAGGGTCCTAGCAGCCAAAAACATTGCTCATGCCAAAGGCTCTACCCTTATGGCTGGCTTCTTGAAGCTTCTGCCAATGTTTATCATAGTTGTCCCAGGAATGATTTCCAGGATACTGTTTGTTGATGACATAGCTTGCATCAACCCAGAGCACTGCATGCAAGTGTgtggaagcagagctgggtgTTCCAATATTGCTTACCCACGCCTGGTGATGGAGCTGGTCCCCGTAGGTCTTCGGGGCTTGATGATGGCAGTGATGATTGCAGCTCTGATGAGTGACTTGGATTCAATCTTTAACAGTGCCAGTACCATATTCACCCTTGATGTGTACAAACTCATCCGCAAGAGTGCAAGCTCCCGGGAACTGATGATTGTGGGCAGGATATTTGTGGCTTTTATGGTGGTGATCAGCATAGCATGGGTGCCAATCATTGTGGAAATGCAAGGAGGCCAGATGTATCTTTATATTCAGGAGGTGGCAGAttatctgacacctccagtggcGGCCCTGTTCCTTCTCGCAATTTTTTGGAAGCGCTGCAATGAGCAAGGAGCTTTCTATGGTGGAATGGCTGGCTTTGTTCTTGGAACTGTCCGGTTGATTTTGGCCTTTACCTACCGGGCCCCAGAGTGTGACCAACCTGATAACAGGCCAAGCTTCATCAAAGATATCCATTATATGTATGTGGCCACAGCATTGTTTTGGGTCACAGGACTCATTACTGTAATCGTTAGTCTTCTTACACCACCTCCTACAAAGGATCAGATTCGTACCACCACCTTTTGGTCTAAGAAGAGCCTTGTGACAAAGGAGAGCTGTTCTCAGAAAGATGAACCATATGAAATGCAAGAGAAGAGTATTCTGCGATGCAACGAGAACACTGAGGCTATCAACCATGTCATTCCCAATGGGAAATCTGAAGATAGCATTAAGGGCCTTCAGCCTGAAGATGTTAATTTATTGGTAACCTGCAGAGAGGAGGCCAATCCAGTGGCTTCCTTGGGTCCTTCAGAGGCAGAAACACCAGTAGATGCATATTCCAATGGGCAAGCGGCTCTCATGggtgagaaggagagaaagaaggaaacggATGATAGAGGCCATTACTGGAAGTTCATAGACTGGTTTTGTGGCTTTAAAAGTAAGAACCTCAGCAAGAGGAGTCTCAGAGACCTGATGGACGAGGAGGCTGTTTGTTTACAAATGTTAGAAGAGACTCCACAAGttaaaataatattgaatatTGGACTTGTTGCTGTGTGTTCGCTTGGAattttcatgtttgtttatttctccttGTGA